Proteins encoded by one window of Acidobacteriota bacterium:
- a CDS encoding YceI family protein has protein sequence MSSASKALTFLLTALTVTLCLAAPTAEAKEVLTFEPESTEITFQLGATGHDVEGTLYLREGELVLDPESGEAAGRLVLDALRTETGNGSRDKTMHKKVLESDRHPLITFDAESFEGALDAGGESEIQLHGVVRLLGQPHAVTLPTRITVDGDRFQGSTSFPVPYVQWGLHDPSLFVLRVAKEVQVDVAAQGSAAHVSEQP, from the coding sequence ATGAGCTCCGCTTCGAAAGCCCTCACGTTTCTGCTGACTGCTTTGACCGTTACCCTTTGCCTCGCTGCACCTACTGCCGAGGCGAAGGAAGTTCTGACTTTCGAGCCCGAATCCACCGAGATCACCTTCCAGTTGGGCGCCACCGGCCACGACGTCGAGGGCACCCTCTACCTGCGGGAAGGGGAGCTGGTCCTGGACCCGGAGAGCGGCGAAGCCGCCGGCCGGCTGGTGCTCGACGCCCTTCGTACCGAGACCGGCAACGGCAGCCGCGACAAGACCATGCACAAGAAGGTGCTGGAGAGCGACCGCCATCCCCTGATCACGTTCGATGCGGAGAGCTTCGAAGGCGCCCTCGACGCGGGGGGCGAGAGCGAGATCCAGCTCCACGGCGTCGTGCGGCTACTGGGACAGCCCCACGCCGTCACCCTGCCGACCCGCATCACCGTCGACGGCGACCGCTTCCAGGGCAGCACCAGCTTCCCCGTGCCCTACGTTCAGTGGGGCCTCCACGACCCGAGCCTCTTCGTGCTGCGGGTCGCCAAGGAAGTCCAGGTCGACGTGGCGGCCCAAGGCAGTGCGGCCCATGTCTCGGAGCAGCCGTGA
- a CDS encoding polyprenyl synthetase family protein: MSELAAPPWSGERVRVFPLAPLFPRTAPESRGESASRRPGDRSRFLSDEDYAYLLDGYRSLLPAGPEVQEHLRGVIADTVAHPGSLVRAQLVFALLQAHGHDPQAAREVAVAVEYFHTASLIFDDMPAMDDAAERRGHPCPHRVYGEAAATLGALGFITRAYALLWRALGELPPERSQPAAELVGRCLGVAGILNGQSLDLHYRGGGEDAVLAVAEGKTVSLIRLTLMLPALIVGTAPATLRRLDRLSTVWGLAYQAVDDFKDALMSGSETGKSPRRDGALGRPNLPGEIGRAAALERLDQLLAEGEELLGSFVQEPAWESLDEIQDLLHEEQARIRRRIAALESNCSCNVESCA; encoded by the coding sequence GTGAGCGAGCTCGCCGCGCCGCCCTGGAGCGGTGAACGGGTGCGGGTCTTCCCCTTGGCTCCCCTCTTTCCCCGGACAGCGCCGGAGAGCCGCGGGGAGAGCGCCTCCCGGCGACCCGGAGACCGCTCCCGCTTCCTCTCCGACGAGGATTACGCCTACCTGCTCGACGGCTACCGTTCCTTGCTGCCGGCGGGGCCGGAGGTCCAAGAGCATCTGCGGGGGGTGATCGCCGACACGGTGGCTCATCCCGGGAGCCTGGTACGGGCACAGTTGGTCTTCGCCCTGCTGCAGGCTCACGGCCACGACCCCCAGGCCGCCCGGGAAGTAGCGGTGGCGGTGGAGTATTTCCACACCGCTTCGTTGATCTTCGACGACATGCCCGCCATGGACGACGCGGCGGAGCGTCGGGGCCATCCCTGTCCCCACCGGGTCTATGGCGAGGCGGCGGCGACCCTCGGAGCCCTGGGTTTCATCACCCGCGCCTATGCCTTGTTGTGGCGGGCGCTGGGGGAGCTGCCGCCGGAACGGTCTCAGCCGGCGGCGGAGCTGGTGGGCCGGTGTCTGGGAGTGGCGGGAATCCTCAACGGCCAGTCCCTGGATCTGCACTACCGCGGCGGCGGTGAAGATGCCGTGCTGGCGGTGGCGGAGGGCAAGACCGTGTCGTTGATTCGCCTGACGCTGATGCTGCCGGCGCTCATCGTCGGTACTGCGCCGGCGACGCTGCGGCGGCTGGACCGGCTGTCGACGGTCTGGGGTCTGGCCTACCAGGCGGTCGATGATTTCAAGGACGCTCTGATGAGCGGCAGCGAGACCGGCAAGTCCCCCCGCCGGGACGGTGCCCTGGGGCGCCCCAACCTGCCCGGGGAAATCGGCCGGGCAGCCGCGCTGGAGCGCCTCGATCAGCTGCTGGCGGAAGGGGAGGAGCTCCTCGGCTCCTTCGTCCAAGAGCCGGCCTGGGAATCTCTCGATGAGATCCAGGATCTTCTCCACGAAGAGCAGGCCCGCATCCGCCGGCGGATCGCGGCCCTCGAATCCAACTGCAGCTGCAACGTCGAGAGCTGTGCCTGA